The Tistrella mobilis genome window below encodes:
- a CDS encoding IclR family transcriptional regulator produces the protein MTTPPSLTSAADAPSAPGPDGAGTAGGVQAVLRALDLMAVLTAMPDGIGLSDAARRAGLAASTAHRLLNTLANRGWARFDSGSGLWQVGPEAFVTGQAFDPARHLVQTARPVMQRLMERSGETVNLAIRADDRMLYLAQVECAEMMRAFARPGARVPMVSTGVGKALLAAGSLPTPAGADAIGTELDLIRRRGWALDDEEQSVGLRCVAAAIPAGRAGGTPKAAISISGPTARISDDRLDLLGRMVGDAAAEIGRAL, from the coding sequence ATGACCACGCCCCCTTCTCTCACCTCCGCCGCAGATGCGCCTTCGGCGCCGGGTCCTGACGGGGCCGGCACTGCCGGCGGCGTGCAGGCCGTGCTGCGCGCGCTCGACCTGATGGCGGTACTGACGGCCATGCCGGACGGCATCGGCCTGTCCGATGCCGCGCGCCGCGCGGGTCTTGCCGCCTCCACCGCGCATCGACTGCTGAACACGCTGGCCAATCGCGGCTGGGCGCGGTTCGACAGCGGCTCCGGCCTCTGGCAGGTCGGCCCCGAAGCCTTCGTCACCGGCCAGGCCTTCGATCCGGCCCGCCATCTGGTCCAGACCGCCCGGCCGGTGATGCAGCGGCTGATGGAACGATCCGGCGAAACCGTGAACCTCGCGATCCGCGCCGACGACCGGATGCTCTATCTGGCCCAGGTTGAATGCGCGGAGATGATGCGTGCCTTCGCCCGCCCGGGCGCGCGGGTACCGATGGTCTCGACCGGGGTCGGCAAGGCCCTGCTCGCGGCCGGCTCCCTTCCCACCCCCGCCGGCGCAGATGCGATCGGCACCGAGCTGGATCTGATCCGCCGCCGGGGCTGGGCCCTCGACGACGAAGAGCAATCGGTGGGCCTGCGCTGCGTGGCGGCGGCCATCCCCGCCGGCCGTGCCGGCGGCACGCCCAAAGCCGCGATCTCGATCAGCGGCCCGACGGCACGGATTTCGGATGACCGGCTGGATCTGCTGGGGCGCATGGTCGGCGACGCGGCAGCAGAGATCGGGCGGGCGCTCTAG
- a CDS encoding tyrosine recombinase, with the protein MPAVPPREPLPVDRRAIEAFLEMLGAEGGLADNTLIAYATDLDDAARVLSADGGLVAAAADALARYLAVLEARGLTAETQARRLSALRRFFRFLASEGRRPDQPTDRLDAPRRRRPLPKLLSEDEVDRLIAAAHAMPGPEGRRLAAIVELLYASGLRVTELVTLPAAALARDPQVLMVRGKGGRDRLVPLGAPARAAARAYLEVRGGFLPPDRTAQAFLFPSRAAEGHLTRQRVGQLLKLLALGAGLDPARVSPHVLRHAFASHLLSGGADLRVVQQLLGHADITTTQIYTHVLDADLRRAIERAHPLATGDLES; encoded by the coding sequence ATGCCGGCAGTGCCGCCGCGGGAGCCGCTGCCGGTTGACCGTCGCGCGATCGAGGCCTTCCTTGAGATGCTGGGTGCCGAGGGCGGGCTTGCCGACAACACCCTCATCGCCTATGCCACGGACCTGGACGATGCCGCCCGGGTTTTGAGTGCGGATGGCGGGCTGGTCGCCGCCGCGGCCGATGCGCTTGCCCGCTATCTGGCGGTGCTGGAGGCGCGCGGGCTGACGGCCGAGACCCAGGCGCGGCGGCTGTCGGCCCTGCGCCGCTTTTTCCGGTTCCTGGCGAGCGAGGGCCGCCGTCCCGATCAGCCGACCGATCGTCTGGACGCACCGCGCCGGCGCCGGCCGCTGCCCAAGCTGCTGTCTGAAGATGAGGTCGACCGGCTGATCGCGGCCGCTCATGCCATGCCCGGGCCGGAAGGCCGGCGGCTGGCGGCGATCGTCGAACTGCTCTATGCCTCGGGTCTGCGGGTGACGGAACTGGTCACCCTGCCGGCGGCGGCCCTTGCCCGCGATCCGCAGGTGCTGATGGTGCGGGGCAAGGGCGGCCGCGACCGGCTGGTGCCGCTTGGCGCGCCGGCCAGGGCGGCGGCACGTGCCTATCTTGAGGTGCGGGGCGGCTTCCTGCCGCCGGACCGCACGGCACAGGCCTTTCTTTTCCCATCGCGCGCGGCGGAAGGTCATCTGACACGTCAGCGGGTGGGCCAGCTGCTTAAACTGCTGGCGCTGGGGGCCGGGCTGGACCCGGCCCGGGTCTCGCCCCATGTGCTTCGCCACGCTTTCGCCAGCCACCTGCTGTCGGGTGGAGCCGATCTCAGAGTGGTGCAGCAGCTGCTCGGCCATGCCGACATCACCACCACCCAGATCTATACCCATGTGCTGGATGCAGATCTGCGCCGGGCGATCGAGCGGGCGCATCCGCTTGCGACGGGTGACCTGGAAAGCTAG